GGTGTGACGAGTGTCAGAAGAACGGCGAGCGGCGCATTGGCGACAGCAGCCGCGATCGCCCAGGCGACGATGCGAGAACCCTTCGATTTCGACATGTAACGGCCTCCGGTTGCGAAGTCCGCATATTTAGCTATACAAATCGACCGAGGGCAATAGAGCGGGAACTCCAAACTGTTTATGCTGCAGCCGGTTTTCAGGGTTTATCGCGGTGTTGCGATGCGGCGAGCATGGAAGGAATCGAGTTCGATAATGCTGTGTGGATTCGCGCTTGACCTGACCAACTCTCGCGGCGTAATGCCCAACAACCGCCCCATCCAATGCGCCATATGACTCTGATGCGCGAAGCCCGTCTCCAGCGCGATCTGACTCGCGCTCAACTTGCCTTGGAGCAATAACGCCCTTGCCCGCTCCACTCGCCTTTGCACCACGTACTGATGCACCGGCATGCCAAGTGTCTCGCGAAACAGCACCTTGAAATGCGGGACACTCAATTCGGCGTGCGTCGCCAGTTCGCCAAGCGTGAGACGCTGATCGAGGTGCGCTTCGATAAACTCGATCACGCGCGCCGCGGTCTTCGGCGCAAGCGTGCGACGCTTGTTCTCGAGTCTGTCGAGCACCGGTGCGTTGCCGATCAGACGCACCACCATTGCCGTGCAGAGGCTTTCGGCGTAGAGCGGATCGGACGCATCGTCCGCTTCGAGTTCCGCGCGTAACGCCCAGGCCAGATGCTGAAAGCGCGGGTCGCGCATCTGGAGTTGCGGACGAAGCCGCGCTTCGCCCGTCTTCAATTCCAGTTGTTCGATGGTCCTCCGCGCGAAGTCTTCGCCGATCCACACACTGAAAATCGTGCAGGCGGCTTCATCGGTCCACTGCCCGTCGACGCCCGCGGGAATCACATCGGCATCGCCATGCGCCTGAATCCGCGAGTAGCGGCGCTCACTGCATATGCAACGCGCCCTCACCGGCGCGCCGACATGCACGCCCACGCGATGATGCTTGAGCGCGGGAATCCGGTGCAGCCCGGCCGACACGTTGACCAGCTCCGCACCAAAGCCCTGCCAGCCGAGCGCCTTGCTCGAGAGCAACGTAATGCGGGAACCACTGTGCGGCTGCGGTATCGGTGTCGCGGCATTCATTGCTTTCCCTCTCGATGGCGGACAGTATGTGTGCATTGTGCTGCGTTTTTTACTCTTTCGCTTGGGCTCACAGCGCCTCGACGCACGTGCTGCGCAGTCCCACGGAAAAACAATCATCCGAATCTGCGCACGACGATCCGTGCCCGCGCGTTTCTCCCTGCCCGCCTCCTTAAGATGGCCGCATACCGACCCAGCAAGGAGCTCAACGTGTTTGTGATCTTTGGAGCAGCAGGCAATGTAGGCAGAGTAAGCGCGGCGGCGTTGCGCCGGGCAGGCCGCGAAGTACGCGCGGTCGTGCGTAACGGCAAGCAAGGCGACACGCTGGCGGCAATCGGCTGCGAAATCGCCATCGCCGATCTGCTCGATCCAACCTCTGTCGCACGCGCTATCGAAGGGGCGTACGGGGTACAGATACTGTGTCCGGTGCCGCACGCGAACGCCGATCCCTCAACCACGATGCGGCGCATGATCGACGTGAGCGCGGACGCCTTGCGCGCCAACCCGCCGCACCGCCTGCTCGCGCTGTCCGACTACGGCGCGGAACACCCGAGCGGCACCGGCATCACGACGCTCTTCCACTACCTCGAAACGCAACTCGCGCCTGTTGGCTCGCAGTTGACGTTTCTGCGCGCAGCCGAACACATGCACAACTGGGCGCGCATGCTGCCGGTCGCGCTTGCCAGAGGTGTGCTGCCAAGTCTGCATCATCCGTTGAGCAAGCTGTTTCCGACAGTCGCCGCACACGATGTCGGGCTGCTGGCCGCCGAATTATTGCTCGACGACAGACCGGCGAAGATGTCGCCACGGGTGGTGAGCCTCGAGGGTGAGGCGCGCGTCAGCGCGCTAGACATCGCGCGCACGCTCGGTGAATTGGCGCACCGGCAGATTGCGGCTCATGAAGTGCCGCGAGGCGAATGGGCCGCCATGCTGCAAGGCGCGGGACTCAGCGAAAACCACGCGCGTCTCATTACGGATCTGTACGACTCACACAACGCGGGTCGCATCGACGTCGAAACGGAGGTCAGCGAGCGGCGCTTCGGCGCGACCGCGCTAGTGGACGTGCTTGCGTCGATCCTGGCGCGCATGGCTGAAACTGCGACGGCAACTGGAACTGCAACTGCGACGGCACGCTGAACCGCACTCGCGATAGGAGAAACGGCATGCATACCTGCCCTTTACTGCGCGCATCGATGGAGTCCAGGAAAAGCACGACGCCTCGCATCCCGCAGACACGCGGAACGACGGACACCCGCTACTGGATGACTATCCCGGCAGGTCTCGCGGGATTGATTGGCTGGCGAGCGCTTCGGGACATACTCAACGCGATTCCCGATAGCAACGACGACTTTGGTTTATTCTGACTCGCCGCAACCAGGCCCGGTTCGAAGCCGGATGTCGCGCACGAGAGGTTCGCACATTTGCAGCGTTATCTGGAAACGCCGGACGGTTCGCGTTGTGTTTGATGCTGAGTTGGAAAACCCCATCGAGCAGCAGCAACAGGAGTGGCAATCCATATCGAACAATTTTGCACAGTTCGTTCGAGCGAGGCAGTAAAGAGACACGCCCTATCTACCCCGAAGGTGCACGCTGGATACGTAAAAGCCCCTCGGCATAACGGCTCAACTCATTGACGAAATCGACGCCAAAGCACCGGTCACCGTTTGC
This genomic stretch from Paraburkholderia caffeinilytica harbors:
- a CDS encoding AraC family transcriptional regulator, which codes for MNAATPIPQPHSGSRITLLSSKALGWQGFGAELVNVSAGLHRIPALKHHRVGVHVGAPVRARCICSERRYSRIQAHGDADVIPAGVDGQWTDEAACTIFSVWIGEDFARRTIEQLELKTGEARLRPQLQMRDPRFQHLAWALRAELEADDASDPLYAESLCTAMVVRLIGNAPVLDRLENKRRTLAPKTAARVIEFIEAHLDQRLTLGELATHAELSVPHFKVLFRETLGMPVHQYVVQRRVERARALLLQGKLSASQIALETGFAHQSHMAHWMGRLLGITPRELVRSSANPHSIIELDSFHARRIATPR
- a CDS encoding NAD(P)H-binding protein → MFVIFGAAGNVGRVSAAALRRAGREVRAVVRNGKQGDTLAAIGCEIAIADLLDPTSVARAIEGAYGVQILCPVPHANADPSTTMRRMIDVSADALRANPPHRLLALSDYGAEHPSGTGITTLFHYLETQLAPVGSQLTFLRAAEHMHNWARMLPVALARGVLPSLHHPLSKLFPTVAAHDVGLLAAELLLDDRPAKMSPRVVSLEGEARVSALDIARTLGELAHRQIAAHEVPRGEWAAMLQGAGLSENHARLITDLYDSHNAGRIDVETEVSERRFGATALVDVLASILARMAETATATGTATATAR